A single genomic interval of Ramlibacter sp. harbors:
- a CDS encoding FAD-binding protein encodes MNAPIDPQLLDRAGRQAGIVQALSAVLPAHALLWHGEDTVPYECDGLTAYRQRPLVVALPETEGEVQAVLKACHAVGVPVVARGAGTGLSGGAMPHALGVTLSLAKFNRILKLDKFSRTAVVQCGVRNLAISEAAAPLGLYYAPDPSSQIACTIGGNVAENSGGVHCLKYGMTLHNVLKVRGFTMEGEPVEFGGDAPDAPGLDLLPLVIGSEGMLAVTTEVTVKLVPKPLLARCIMASFDDVRKAGDAVAAVIAAGIIPAGLEMMDKPMTAAVEDFVHAGYDLTAEAILLCESDGTPEEVEEEIGRMSAVLRSAGATAIAVSRDEAERLRFWSGRKNAFPASGRISPDYMCMDSTIPRKRLADILLAIQQMEKKYQLRCANVFHAGDGNLHPLILFDANDADQLHRCEQFGAEILETSVAMGGTVTGEHGVGIEKLNSMCVQFSADENEQMFGIKRAFDPKGLLNPGKVIPTLNRCAEYGRMLVRAGQIKHPDLPRF; translated from the coding sequence ATGAACGCTCCCATCGACCCCCAGCTGCTCGACCGGGCCGGCCGCCAGGCCGGGATCGTGCAGGCACTGTCCGCCGTGCTGCCCGCCCATGCCCTGCTGTGGCACGGCGAAGACACGGTGCCCTACGAATGCGATGGCCTGACCGCCTACCGCCAGCGCCCGCTGGTGGTGGCACTGCCCGAGACCGAGGGCGAGGTGCAGGCCGTGCTCAAGGCCTGCCACGCGGTGGGCGTGCCGGTGGTGGCGCGCGGCGCGGGCACGGGCCTGAGCGGCGGCGCCATGCCACATGCGCTGGGCGTCACGTTGTCGCTGGCCAAGTTCAACCGGATTCTCAAGCTCGACAAATTCAGCCGCACGGCCGTGGTCCAGTGCGGTGTGCGCAACCTCGCGATCAGTGAGGCCGCCGCGCCGCTGGGCCTGTACTACGCGCCCGACCCGTCGAGCCAGATCGCCTGCACCATTGGCGGCAATGTGGCCGAGAACTCGGGCGGCGTGCATTGCCTGAAGTACGGCATGACGCTGCACAACGTGCTCAAGGTCCGCGGCTTCACCATGGAAGGCGAGCCCGTCGAGTTCGGCGGCGACGCGCCGGATGCCCCGGGCCTGGACCTGCTGCCTCTGGTGATCGGCAGCGAGGGCATGCTGGCGGTCACCACGGAAGTCACGGTCAAGCTGGTGCCCAAGCCCCTGCTGGCGCGCTGCATCATGGCCAGCTTTGACGACGTGCGCAAGGCGGGCGACGCGGTGGCGGCCGTGATCGCGGCCGGCATCATCCCGGCCGGCCTGGAGATGATGGACAAGCCCATGACCGCCGCGGTGGAAGACTTCGTGCACGCGGGCTACGACCTCACGGCCGAGGCCATCCTGCTGTGCGAGAGCGACGGCACGCCCGAAGAGGTGGAGGAGGAAATCGGCCGCATGAGCGCCGTGCTGCGCAGCGCCGGCGCCACCGCCATTGCCGTGAGCCGCGACGAGGCCGAGCGCCTGCGCTTCTGGAGCGGCCGCAAGAACGCGTTTCCGGCCAGCGGGCGCATCAGCCCCGACTACATGTGCATGGACTCCACCATCCCGCGCAAGCGGCTGGCCGACATCCTGCTGGCGATCCAGCAGATGGAGAAAAAGTACCAGCTGCGCTGCGCCAACGTGTTCCACGCGGGCGACGGCAACCTGCACCCGCTGATCCTGTTCGATGCCAACGACGCCGACCAGCTGCACCGCTGCGAGCAGTTCGGCGCCGAGATCCTGGAGACCAGCGTGGCCATGGGCGGCACCGTGACCGGTGAGCACGGCGTGGGCATTGAGAAGCTCAACAGCATGTGCGTGCAGTTCAGCGCCGACGAGAACGAGCAGATGTTCGGCATCAAGCGCGCGTTCGATCCGAAGGGCCTGCTCAACCCGGGCAAGGTCATCCCCACGCTGAACCGCTGCGCCGAATACGGCCGCATGCTGGTGCGCGCGGGGCAGATCAAGCACCCGGACCTGCCGCGCTTCTGA
- a CDS encoding mandelate racemase — translation MKIASFSIRCVSVPLAQPHRTASGVVAASPLVLLTVTADNGVQGHSITFTYTPAALKPTADLMQAMEPLVAGQALAPAAVGEQLQARFRLLGTQGLVGMALAGIDMALWDALARAHGLPLHALLGGAPKPLRAYGAIGFDGAEGAARTAEDWAKKGFPGVKAKIGYPSLAEDLAVIRAIRAATGPAMCIMVDYNQSLSPIQAEMRLRHLDDEGLTWIEEPVLAHDFSGFAALASKTTTALQAGENWWGPMDFRHAFNAGVRELVMPDVMKCGGVTGWQRVAAMAQVYGTPVSSHLWPEVSAQLLHATPTAGMAGSWLEYADWWNPILQEPLVVNAGVPDVSGVIGSGVMFNESAVQRTLA, via the coding sequence ATGAAGATCGCCTCTTTCAGCATCCGCTGCGTCAGCGTCCCGCTGGCGCAGCCGCACCGCACGGCCTCGGGCGTGGTGGCCGCCTCGCCGCTGGTCCTGCTCACGGTCACCGCCGACAACGGGGTGCAGGGTCACAGCATCACCTTCACCTACACGCCCGCCGCGCTCAAGCCCACGGCCGACCTGATGCAGGCGATGGAACCGCTGGTGGCCGGGCAGGCCCTGGCGCCGGCGGCGGTGGGAGAGCAGCTGCAGGCGCGCTTTCGACTGCTGGGCACACAGGGGCTGGTGGGCATGGCGCTGGCGGGCATCGACATGGCGCTGTGGGACGCCCTGGCGCGTGCCCATGGCCTGCCCCTGCACGCCTTGCTGGGCGGCGCGCCCAAGCCGCTGCGGGCCTATGGCGCCATCGGCTTTGATGGCGCCGAGGGCGCGGCCAGAACAGCCGAGGACTGGGCGAAAAAGGGCTTCCCCGGCGTCAAGGCCAAGATTGGCTACCCCTCGCTGGCCGAGGACCTCGCGGTGATCCGCGCGATCCGTGCCGCCACCGGGCCGGCCATGTGCATCATGGTCGACTACAACCAGTCCCTGAGCCCCATCCAGGCCGAGATGCGCCTGCGCCACCTGGACGACGAGGGCCTGACCTGGATCGAGGAGCCGGTGCTGGCCCACGACTTCAGCGGCTTTGCCGCGCTGGCCAGCAAGACCACCACGGCACTGCAGGCCGGCGAGAACTGGTGGGGGCCGATGGACTTCCGCCACGCGTTCAATGCCGGCGTGCGCGAACTGGTCATGCCCGACGTGATGAAGTGCGGCGGCGTGACCGGCTGGCAACGCGTGGCGGCCATGGCCCAGGTGTATGGCACGCCCGTTTCGAGCCACCTGTGGCCCGAGGTGAGCGCGCAGTTGCTGCACGCCACGCCCACGGCGGGCATGGCCGGCTCCTGGCTGGAGTACGCCGACTGGTGGAACCCGATCCTGCAGGAGCCGCTGGTGGTGAACGCCGGCGTGCCCGATGTCAGCGGCGTCATCGGCAGCGGCGTGATGTTCAATGAATCTGCCGTCCAGAGGACCCTTGCATGA
- a CDS encoding filamentous hemagglutinin N-terminal domain-containing protein, translating into MSLTARSPSPVSRRRAAPSPAVDGHRPLGLVLALAACFAASLPARAQPVGAQAIHGSAVLSQNGAVLTVTTQNGAGTSHSAINWQSFNIPGGSTTYFAQPDAASTSINRVLGNNPSAIFGTLGSNGKLVLVNPAGIAVGAGAVVDTAGFTASTLRMSDADAVAGRLRFGDAQGAGALSVQGQVVARGGDVVLIAPQVEVGSGAVVQSVGGDTLLAAGKKVELTGRGLEGIHLELQAPDDRALNLGTLKGDSVAIFAGQLRHSGVIQASSAVVEGGKVVLKAAGDALVDGKVVATSGARGGAVDVLGDRVALFGAASVDVSGAQGGGQVRIGGDYRGANAAVPNASRTFVGGDVSIRADAGQSGDGGRVIVWSDEATRMAGRIFARGGDAGGNGGFAEVSGKQYLGYTGRTDLRAPHGSAGTLLLDPANITIQNSGPGTTDPAVPSSPPGTYDFSAGTADAVLTVSDLQAQLGSGNVRISTATSPSVGAGGGLITVADPVAWSSGNILSLEADNGIAINANITATSGSLGTPNGGLVLRAYGGAIVQDPGSVITVDQLTVRAEAGNVVMNSTGNLVNTLAGYAYGGGFSFKSAGPLTVGSIYDPLSGEVVSGVTSDGAMAVHSGGNLTVDAALSAPSAEVKLQAAGDLVFTSNGSASGMSVLASALQNVAMSSNYISAGAGGIDIKAGGNVDLGSGTQLSASDGGGVSISANDGSSVGSGSILGSGLICTGSYTSNSGTVTLRARGTGTISLASIDTSGQGSDESTSNGFNGGAVNVSTEGGSVAINYISTYGANGGYGNGMGGAGGAVSIGSGAGAISVTMIDAGGGGGGYDEGSGPGGKGGQGGNVTLQTSGALNISNSVFTTGGWGGDSNTGAGGDGGNGGAINLSFGNSSYLGNLYSSGGSGGYGDTVQAGASRRGGNGGNVTLTGVGGDIWLSSVNVHAYGGDGGGKNSDASADSAGGNGGNVSVMATGGHLNLGGVLYAGGGYPGETCSECSPTAVASPGPPAAPAPGHGTGGVFTIGAAPASAVRIEESLWLDGARWDNSGLVEIGGASGGSLGGTALVTNQASGVMKLLAGDSYPINVSGGFENYGTVIKPAGNTSYQEIYFFSHNAGLVQVDDGQLSLSGLAANQGILKMAAGSTVYANSLTDNYGLMVVNGTLSIERAETVLTNQPGAIIQGNGFLSLTQGEGATPGMLINSGTIGPGNSPGLLSFGSNFTQTASGTLEIEVGGTNPGTEYDQLNVAGTTALGGVLSIVAYGPTPPNAGTFNILPGAIAPTGSFATLFTPAGFAGVLQAAGAPVPVAPPPPAPPPPAPPPPPPPPPAPEPPPPPPPAPPPPAPEPPPPPPPPAPPPPPAPEPPPPPPPPAPAPVAGTVVDRIVEVLRNDTSRAEVQNIVNEIDNTLTRFVSLLVTEESRQADEKARKEGETIGLVDPEQCK; encoded by the coding sequence ATGTCCCTGACTGCCCGATCCCCAAGCCCGGTGTCGCGCCGGCGTGCGGCGCCCAGTCCCGCCGTGGACGGCCACCGGCCCCTGGGCCTCGTGCTGGCGCTGGCCGCCTGCTTCGCGGCGAGCCTGCCAGCGCGTGCCCAGCCCGTGGGCGCGCAAGCGATCCATGGCAGTGCCGTGCTCAGCCAGAATGGCGCGGTGCTCACGGTGACCACGCAGAACGGCGCCGGCACCTCGCATTCGGCCATCAACTGGCAGAGCTTCAACATCCCCGGTGGCAGCACCACCTATTTTGCCCAGCCCGACGCGGCCAGCACCTCGATCAACCGGGTGCTGGGCAACAACCCTTCCGCCATCTTCGGCACGCTGGGCTCCAACGGCAAACTGGTGCTGGTCAATCCGGCTGGCATCGCCGTCGGCGCGGGCGCCGTGGTGGACACGGCAGGCTTCACCGCGTCAACCTTGCGCATGAGCGACGCCGATGCCGTGGCGGGCCGGCTGCGCTTTGGTGACGCCCAGGGTGCGGGCGCGCTGTCGGTTCAGGGCCAGGTGGTGGCGCGCGGTGGCGACGTGGTGCTGATCGCGCCGCAGGTCGAGGTGGGCAGTGGCGCGGTGGTTCAGTCTGTTGGCGGCGACACCCTCCTGGCCGCGGGCAAAAAGGTGGAGCTGACCGGCCGCGGCCTCGAAGGCATTCACCTGGAGCTGCAGGCGCCGGACGACCGCGCGCTCAACCTGGGCACGCTCAAGGGCGACTCCGTGGCCATCTTCGCGGGCCAGTTGCGCCACAGCGGCGTCATCCAGGCCAGCTCCGCGGTGGTCGAAGGCGGCAAGGTCGTCCTCAAGGCCGCAGGCGATGCGCTGGTCGATGGCAAGGTGGTCGCCACCTCGGGGGCCCGTGGCGGCGCCGTGGATGTGCTTGGCGACCGCGTGGCCTTGTTCGGCGCGGCGTCGGTCGATGTCTCGGGCGCGCAGGGCGGCGGGCAGGTCCGCATCGGCGGCGACTACCGGGGTGCCAATGCAGCGGTTCCCAATGCGAGCCGGACCTTTGTGGGCGGCGATGTTTCCATCCGCGCCGATGCCGGCCAGTCCGGCGATGGCGGGCGCGTCATTGTCTGGTCCGACGAGGCCACGCGGATGGCGGGCCGGATTTTCGCGCGCGGTGGCGATGCGGGCGGCAATGGCGGGTTTGCCGAGGTCTCTGGCAAGCAGTACCTCGGCTACACCGGCCGGACCGACCTGCGGGCACCGCACGGGAGCGCCGGGACCTTGCTGCTCGATCCCGCCAACATCACCATCCAGAACAGCGGCCCCGGCACGACGGACCCGGCGGTTCCTTCGTCGCCCCCCGGCACCTACGATTTCAGCGCGGGCACGGCCGACGCCGTGCTCACCGTGAGCGACCTGCAGGCCCAGCTGGGCTCGGGCAATGTGCGCATCAGCACCGCGACCAGCCCCAGCGTGGGTGCCGGTGGGGGCCTGATCACCGTGGCCGATCCGGTGGCCTGGTCGTCCGGGAACATCCTGTCGCTCGAAGCAGACAACGGCATTGCCATCAACGCCAACATCACGGCCACCTCGGGCAGCCTTGGCACGCCCAACGGGGGTCTGGTGCTGCGCGCCTATGGTGGCGCCATCGTCCAGGACCCGGGAAGCGTCATCACCGTGGACCAGCTCACGGTCCGGGCCGAGGCCGGCAATGTCGTGATGAACAGCACCGGCAACCTGGTGAACACCCTCGCGGGGTATGCCTATGGCGGCGGCTTCAGCTTCAAGAGCGCAGGCCCGCTGACCGTGGGCTCGATTTACGACCCGCTGTCCGGCGAGGTGGTCAGTGGCGTGACCAGTGACGGGGCCATGGCCGTGCATTCCGGCGGCAACCTCACGGTGGATGCCGCGCTGAGCGCGCCTTCTGCCGAGGTGAAGCTCCAGGCGGCCGGTGATCTCGTCTTCACCAGCAATGGCAGTGCCAGCGGCATGTCGGTTCTGGCGAGTGCGCTGCAGAACGTGGCCATGTCGTCCAACTACATTTCGGCCGGCGCGGGCGGCATCGACATCAAGGCCGGCGGCAACGTCGACCTGGGTTCCGGCACGCAGCTGTCGGCCAGCGATGGCGGCGGTGTCTCGATCAGCGCCAACGACGGCTCCTCGGTTGGCAGCGGCAGCATCCTGGGGTCGGGGCTGATCTGCACCGGCTCCTACACCTCGAACAGCGGCACCGTGACCCTGCGCGCGCGCGGCACGGGCACCATCAGCCTGGCCAGCATCGACACCAGCGGCCAGGGCTCGGACGAATCCACCAGCAACGGCTTCAACGGCGGGGCAGTGAACGTGTCCACCGAAGGCGGGTCCGTCGCCATCAACTACATCAGCACCTACGGCGCCAACGGGGGCTACGGCAATGGGATGGGCGGCGCGGGCGGCGCAGTGAGCATCGGGTCGGGGGCCGGAGCGATTTCGGTGACCATGATTGACGCGGGTGGCGGTGGTGGCGGCTACGACGAGGGCAGCGGCCCCGGCGGCAAGGGCGGCCAGGGGGGCAATGTGACCCTGCAGACCAGTGGCGCCCTGAACATCAGCAACAGCGTGTTTACCACGGGCGGCTGGGGCGGCGACAGCAACACAGGGGCCGGCGGCGATGGCGGCAACGGCGGCGCGATCAACCTGAGCTTTGGCAACTCCAGTTACCTGGGCAACCTCTACAGCAGCGGCGGTTCCGGCGGCTATGGCGATACGGTCCAGGCCGGCGCCAGCCGTCGCGGGGGCAATGGCGGCAACGTCACGCTGACCGGGGTGGGCGGCGATATCTGGCTGTCCAGTGTGAACGTGCATGCCTATGGCGGCGACGGTGGCGGCAAAAATTCCGACGCGTCGGCCGACAGTGCAGGCGGCAACGGGGGCAATGTCAGCGTGATGGCGACGGGCGGCCATTTGAACCTGGGTGGCGTGCTCTATGCCGGCGGTGGCTACCCCGGCGAGACCTGCAGCGAATGCAGCCCCACGGCCGTGGCGTCACCCGGGCCACCGGCGGCGCCGGCGCCCGGCCACGGCACGGGCGGCGTGTTCACCATTGGCGCGGCGCCTGCCAGCGCGGTGCGCATCGAGGAGTCCCTCTGGCTCGATGGCGCGCGCTGGGACAATTCCGGTCTGGTCGAGATCGGCGGCGCGTCCGGAGGCAGCCTGGGCGGCACGGCGCTGGTCACCAACCAGGCCAGCGGCGTGATGAAACTGCTGGCCGGTGACTCCTACCCGATCAATGTCAGTGGGGGCTTCGAGAATTACGGGACCGTCATCAAGCCGGCCGGCAATACCAGCTACCAGGAAATCTACTTTTTCTCCCACAACGCCGGCCTGGTGCAGGTCGACGATGGCCAGCTCAGCCTGTCCGGATTGGCCGCCAACCAGGGGATCCTGAAGATGGCGGCGGGCTCGACGGTCTATGCGAATTCACTGACCGACAACTACGGGCTCATGGTGGTCAATGGCACTCTGAGCATCGAGCGCGCCGAAACCGTGCTCACCAACCAGCCCGGCGCCATCATCCAGGGCAATGGTTTCCTGTCCTTGACCCAGGGCGAGGGGGCCACCCCCGGCATGCTGATCAATTCCGGCACGATTGGCCCCGGCAATTCACCCGGGCTGCTGTCCTTTGGCTCCAATTTCACGCAGACCGCGAGCGGAACGCTGGAGATCGAAGTTGGCGGCACCAACCCGGGCACTGAATACGACCAGTTGAACGTGGCGGGGACCACCGCGCTGGGCGGGGTGCTGTCCATCGTGGCTTACGGCCCCACCCCACCCAACGCGGGCACGTTCAACATCCTGCCGGGCGCCATTGCGCCGACCGGCAGCTTTGCCACGCTGTTCACGCCGGCCGGATTTGCCGGCGTCCTGCAGGCGGCCGGGGCACCGGTGCCCGTGGCACCACCGCCACCGGCGCCCCCTCCACCGGCACCACCACCGCCGCCGCCGCCACCACCGGCGCCCGAGCCGCCACCGCCACCGCCGCCAGCGCCACCACCGCCGGCGCCCGAGCCTCCACCCCCTCCGCCGCCACCGGCGCCGCCGCCACCGCCCGCACCGGAGCCGCCTCCACCACCACCACCACCGGCGCCTGCGCCTGTGGCCGGGACCGTGGTCGACCGCATCGTGGAGGTGTTGCGCAACGACACCTCGCGCGCCGAAGTCCAGAACATCGTCAACGAGATCGACAACACCCTGACGCGTTTTGTCTCGCTGCTGGTCACCGAGGAATCCCGCCAGGCCGACGAAAAGGCCCGGAAGGAAGGCGAGACGATCGGTCTGGTGGACCCGGAGCAGTGCAAGTAG
- a CDS encoding LrgB family protein → MPKFVELWVYLSATPLFGLTATLVVYVLAQAFYSRMRQAPWANPVLWTVVVLAAVLLATGVPYPTYFAGAQFIHFLLGPAVVALGWPLWQRRAELRRRWGRLLLAALLGGAAASGSAFALGWAVGLPHDVVLTLVPKSVTAPVAMGVAEKIGGIPALAAVFAVVTGLVGALSGKYLFGALRVPLDGEGWTARGFALGTASHGIGAARALQVNADAGAYAGLALGLQVVLASLLMPLVVRWLQA, encoded by the coding sequence ATGCCGAAATTCGTTGAACTCTGGGTCTACCTGTCGGCGACCCCGCTGTTCGGGCTCACGGCCACGCTGGTGGTCTATGTGCTGGCCCAGGCCTTCTACAGCCGCATGCGCCAGGCGCCCTGGGCCAACCCGGTGCTGTGGACCGTGGTGGTGCTGGCCGCCGTGCTGCTGGCCACCGGTGTGCCGTACCCGACGTATTTTGCCGGGGCCCAGTTCATCCACTTCCTGCTCGGTCCGGCGGTGGTGGCGCTGGGCTGGCCCCTGTGGCAGCGGCGCGCCGAATTGCGCCGCCGCTGGGGCCGGCTGCTGCTGGCCGCCCTGCTGGGCGGCGCGGCCGCCAGTGGCAGCGCGTTCGCGCTGGGCTGGGCCGTGGGCCTGCCACACGACGTGGTGCTGACGCTGGTGCCCAAGTCGGTCACGGCCCCCGTGGCGATGGGGGTGGCTGAAAAGATCGGCGGCATACCGGCGCTGGCAGCGGTGTTTGCCGTGGTGACCGGCCTGGTGGGCGCACTCAGCGGCAAGTACCTGTTTGGCGCGCTGCGCGTTCCGCTCGACGGCGAGGGCTGGACGGCCCGCGGGTTTGCACTTGGCACGGCGTCTCACGGCATTGGCGCCGCCCGCGCCCTGCAGGTCAATGCCGACGCCGGCGCCTACGCCGGCCTGGCGCTGGGCCTGCAGGTGGTGCTGGCGTCCTTGCTGATGCCGCTGGTGGTGCGCTGGCTTCAGGCCTGA
- a CDS encoding CidA/LrgA family protein, which yields MQGLRGLAWLLAFQSAGELLSRGLALPFPGPVVGMILLLAALYWPAVREPVAACADFLLAHLSLLFVPVGVGVMTHLALVSQYGLRMLLVIVVSTWIGLGVAAVALHLSRAKPDAEIR from the coding sequence ATGCAGGGACTGCGCGGCCTGGCCTGGCTGCTGGCCTTCCAGTCAGCCGGTGAACTGCTGTCACGCGGACTGGCGCTGCCGTTTCCGGGGCCGGTGGTGGGCATGATCCTGCTGCTGGCGGCCCTGTACTGGCCCGCGGTGCGCGAGCCGGTCGCGGCCTGCGCCGACTTCCTGCTCGCGCACCTGTCGCTGCTGTTCGTGCCGGTGGGCGTGGGCGTGATGACCCATCTGGCGCTGGTCAGCCAGTACGGCCTGCGCATGCTGCTGGTCATCGTGGTGTCCACCTGGATCGGCCTGGGGGTAGCGGCCGTCGCGCTTCACCTCAGCCGCGCAAAGCCCGATGCCGAAATTCGTTGA